One window from the genome of Synechococcus sp. PROS-7-1 encodes:
- a CDS encoding glycoside hydrolase family 13 protein, which yields MLRDVSTASTPAWVTEAVVYQVFPDRFRRSGRVKAQSSLVLQPWGTSPQQQGFQGGDLHGVIDALDHLQELGVTCLYLTPVFSSAANHRYHAYDYFQVDPLLGGDAALDALIRALHGRGMRLILDGVFNHCGRGFWAFHHLLENGPSSPYRDWFTVHQWPLIPYPRKGQSCGYSCWWNDPALPKFNHANPAVRDHLLTAGRHWLERGIDGWRLDVPDEVPHAFWVDFRRMVKDVNPNAWIVGEIWGDARPWLQGDQFDGVMNYRLGWSSLCWAAGARLRPGYRNPMYPLNRLDGEGWIACVNQTLGWYSPEVNRSQLNLLDSHDVPRALHTLRGDAKALRLALLLLCLQPGAPCLYYGTEVGLSGGPEPACREAYPWSGPVPEDLRQMVKDLFGLRQSLAGPIADGWTWCVQGEDGLLGRSRRSPTVSVLINRSRRRRLTCPKNVANVLWGAGAIDVGDQALGPQSAVVFSSVPGEEIEALVET from the coding sequence ATGCTTCGGGATGTCTCAACGGCGAGCACACCCGCTTGGGTGACTGAAGCCGTGGTTTATCAGGTTTTTCCTGATCGATTTCGGCGCAGCGGAAGGGTGAAGGCGCAATCCAGCCTCGTCTTGCAGCCCTGGGGCACCAGCCCTCAGCAGCAGGGGTTTCAGGGGGGTGATCTCCATGGCGTGATCGATGCTCTCGATCACCTGCAGGAGCTGGGTGTCACCTGTCTGTATCTCACCCCTGTGTTCAGTTCCGCCGCCAATCACCGCTATCACGCCTACGACTATTTCCAGGTGGATCCTCTACTGGGGGGGGATGCTGCTCTGGATGCCTTGATCAGAGCGCTGCATGGCCGCGGCATGCGCCTCATCCTCGATGGTGTGTTCAATCACTGCGGCCGCGGCTTCTGGGCTTTTCACCATCTGCTGGAGAACGGCCCATCGTCCCCCTACCGGGACTGGTTCACGGTGCATCAGTGGCCCCTGATCCCCTACCCCCGTAAGGGGCAGTCGTGCGGGTACAGCTGCTGGTGGAATGATCCGGCGCTACCCAAGTTCAACCATGCCAATCCAGCGGTTCGTGACCACCTGCTGACGGCGGGGCGGCACTGGCTTGAACGCGGTATCGATGGGTGGCGCTTGGATGTTCCGGATGAGGTTCCCCATGCGTTCTGGGTCGATTTCCGCCGCATGGTGAAGGACGTCAATCCGAACGCATGGATTGTTGGAGAGATCTGGGGAGACGCCCGCCCCTGGTTGCAGGGCGATCAGTTTGATGGCGTGATGAATTACCGCCTGGGCTGGAGCAGCTTGTGCTGGGCTGCTGGTGCCAGGTTGAGGCCGGGTTATCGCAATCCGATGTATCCGCTTAACCGTCTGGATGGGGAGGGTTGGATCGCCTGCGTGAACCAGACCTTGGGTTGGTATTCCCCTGAGGTGAACCGCAGCCAACTCAACCTGCTCGACAGTCACGACGTTCCCAGGGCTCTACACACCCTGCGGGGTGACGCCAAAGCACTGCGACTGGCGTTGCTCCTGTTGTGCCTCCAACCTGGAGCACCCTGCCTCTACTACGGCACGGAGGTGGGTTTAAGCGGAGGTCCAGAGCCAGCGTGCCGTGAGGCCTATCCCTGGTCGGGACCTGTCCCTGAGGACCTCCGGCAGATGGTGAAGGATCTGTTCGGGCTGAGGCAATCGCTGGCTGGCCCTATCGCGGACGGCTGGACTTGGTGCGTGCAGGGTGAGGACGGTTTGTTGGGGCGGTCTCGCCGCAGTCCCACTGTGTCGGTGCTGATCAACCGCAGTCGCCGCCGCCGCCTCACGTGCCCAAAGAACGTGGCAAACGTTCTTTGGGGTGCCGGAGCGATCGATGTCGGTGATCAGGCGCTGGGCCCGCAATCAGCTGTTGTGTTCTCCTCGGTGCCCGGAGAGGAGATAGAAGCCCTTGTCGAGACTTGA
- the aroQ gene encoding type II 3-dehydroquinate dehydratase translates to MRLLLLNGPNINLLGQREPGLYGHQTLHDIETRLSDRATAAEVHLETFQSNFEGALVERVHQAMGSVDGILINAGAYTHTSIALRDALLGVAIPFVEVHLSNIHARETFRHHSHLADCALGVVSGFGAFSYDMAFDGLVNHLRGMKA, encoded by the coding sequence ATGCGTCTGCTGCTACTCAACGGCCCCAACATCAATCTTCTGGGGCAGCGGGAACCTGGTCTTTACGGGCACCAGACGCTCCATGACATTGAAACGCGCTTGAGTGATCGGGCCACCGCGGCCGAGGTGCACCTCGAAACGTTTCAAAGCAATTTTGAGGGTGCTCTGGTGGAACGGGTCCATCAGGCGATGGGCTCGGTGGACGGAATCCTGATCAATGCGGGTGCCTATACCCACACCTCTATCGCCCTGCGCGATGCTCTTCTGGGGGTTGCGATCCCGTTTGTGGAAGTTCATTTGAGCAATATCCATGCCCGCGAGACCTTCCGTCACCACTCCCATCTCGCCGACTGTGCCCTGGGCGTGGTGAGTGGTTTCGGCGCCTTCAGTTACGACATGGCTTTTGACGGCTTGGTGAACCATCTCAGAGGAATGAAGGCATGA
- a CDS encoding tRNA-(ms[2]io[6]A)-hydroxylase yields MTLASSTLGRSGPEIASIRWLAAPTSECWVEQANARPMEVLIDHAHCERKAAGSAVQLMFRYLCEPGLGEVLSPLAREELEHFEQVLGLLKSRGRYLEPLRSPAYGALLAKQVRRGEPERMLDSFLIAGLIEARSHERMALLAQNSPDPGLRELYGGLLKSEARHFGLYWVLCEQRYSRDVIIPRLEQLAAAEVDALRGDLSCPEDVRMHSVGVIA; encoded by the coding sequence ATGACCCTCGCCAGTTCAACGCTGGGCCGCTCAGGCCCAGAGATTGCCTCGATCCGCTGGTTGGCAGCTCCCACCAGCGAGTGCTGGGTTGAGCAGGCCAACGCCAGGCCCATGGAGGTGTTGATCGACCATGCCCACTGCGAGCGCAAGGCAGCGGGATCGGCGGTTCAGTTGATGTTCCGTTATCTCTGTGAACCGGGTCTGGGCGAAGTCCTTAGCCCTTTGGCGCGGGAAGAGCTTGAGCATTTTGAGCAGGTGCTTGGGCTGCTCAAGTCCAGGGGGCGCTACCTCGAACCGCTCCGTTCACCTGCCTACGGAGCCCTTCTGGCCAAGCAGGTTCGACGGGGGGAGCCCGAGCGCATGCTGGATTCTTTCCTGATCGCAGGCTTGATTGAGGCCCGAAGCCACGAACGCATGGCATTGCTGGCCCAAAACAGTCCGGACCCGGGGCTGAGAGAGCTCTACGGCGGCCTGTTAAAGAGTGAAGCGCGTCACTTCGGTCTCTATTGGGTGCTGTGTGAGCAGCGCTATTCGCGTGATGTGATCATTCCCAGGCTGGAGCAGCTTGCAGCGGCAGAGGTTGATGCCCTGAGAGGGGATTTGAGCTGCCCTGAGGACGTGCGCATGCATTCCGTTGGTGTGATCGCTTGA
- a CDS encoding acireductone dioxygenase, translating to MSELSIYSEQGGEPVFSTDDPARIQQELSLRGIAFDRCVSRAKLAHDADQSTILSAYAVEIQQIQALGDYPTVDAIRMQPDHPDRDALRQKFLSEHTHAEDEVRLFVEGRGLFCLHIKSEVLQVTCETNDWISVPAGTRHWFDMGEKPCFCAVRFFNNPNGWVANFTGDPIAERHPML from the coding sequence ATGAGTGAGCTCAGCATCTACTCCGAGCAAGGAGGCGAGCCAGTCTTCAGCACGGACGATCCGGCTCGCATCCAACAAGAACTAAGCCTGCGGGGCATCGCTTTTGATCGCTGCGTGAGCAGGGCGAAGCTTGCGCATGATGCCGATCAGAGCACCATTCTCTCGGCCTATGCCGTAGAGATTCAACAGATCCAGGCCCTCGGCGATTACCCCACGGTTGATGCCATCCGGATGCAGCCGGATCATCCAGATCGAGACGCCTTACGCCAGAAATTCCTAAGCGAACACACCCATGCTGAAGACGAGGTGCGCCTGTTCGTGGAAGGACGCGGCCTGTTTTGTCTGCATATCAAAAGCGAAGTGCTTCAGGTGACGTGCGAAACCAACGATTGGATCAGCGTGCCTGCTGGAACCCGGCACTGGTTTGACATGGGCGAAAAGCCTTGTTTCTGCGCAGTTCGTTTTTTCAACAACCCCAACGGCTGGGTCGCCAACTTCACAGGCGATCCAATCGCCGAACGGCATCCAATGCTCTAA
- a CDS encoding precorrin-2 C(20)-methyltransferase, which produces MGVGPGDPELLTIAAVRALEQADVVAHPIGREGGTGMALTIAERWLKPEQQRLPLLFPMVAEASPRVDAWRSAADQLAQLVGEGFKVVLLCEGDVSLFATGSYVQLALRERHPDLPFRLIPGIPAVCAAAAAAPALGLDLPLAFQQEGFLMRPCPDSIRPLETLLQVAEENQTVLGLIKVGQRWPWVRTVLQRRNLLDQALFAQRVGWPDQWIARAAEVSEDTKPYFSLLLIRQSWPQVLP; this is translated from the coding sequence GTGGGTGTAGGCCCCGGAGATCCGGAGTTGCTCACGATTGCTGCTGTGCGGGCTTTGGAGCAGGCGGATGTGGTGGCTCATCCCATCGGCCGGGAGGGAGGCACAGGGATGGCGCTCACCATTGCCGAACGTTGGCTGAAGCCTGAACAGCAGCGGTTGCCGCTGCTGTTCCCGATGGTGGCGGAAGCGAGCCCCCGCGTTGATGCATGGCGCAGTGCTGCCGATCAGCTGGCTCAGCTAGTCGGGGAGGGTTTCAAAGTCGTTCTTCTCTGTGAGGGCGATGTTTCCCTGTTCGCGACAGGCAGTTACGTGCAGCTGGCCCTGCGTGAGCGTCATCCTGATCTTCCTTTCAGGCTGATTCCCGGGATTCCTGCGGTGTGTGCTGCTGCAGCTGCCGCACCCGCGCTGGGCTTGGATCTTCCCCTGGCTTTTCAACAGGAAGGCTTTCTCATGCGTCCTTGTCCTGATTCCATTCGTCCACTGGAGACCCTTCTCCAGGTGGCTGAAGAGAACCAAACCGTGCTCGGCCTGATCAAAGTGGGACAGCGCTGGCCCTGGGTCCGCACCGTTCTGCAACGGCGGAACCTTCTCGATCAGGCTTTGTTTGCCCAGCGGGTGGGTTGGCCTGACCAGTGGATTGCCCGCGCTGCCGAGGTATCTGAGGACACGAAACCCTATTTTTCACTTCTGCTCATCCGACAGTCCTGGCCCCAGGTGTTGCCCTGA